The window ATCACCGTCGAGCCCCGAGATGCTGTCATCGCCAGTCAGGCCGCGAATCAGATCGTTGCCCAACGTGCCGGTAAGCCGGTTACCGCGGCTGTCGCCATCGATCATGGTGATAGGTTGAGGCATAAGATTACGTTCCCGTGTTTCCTGTCTGTCGGTCTTGCGCCTTGCCGGCACGCGCAAACTAGCAACGCAGGACTAAGCTTTGATTAACGGGCGATCAGACATTCTTGCGTGACAGGTACTTGGGCACATCATGCGCAAAGCGCCGCATTGACGGCGGCGTGGAAATCTTGTCAGCCGGGGGGCATGACGATCCAGGATGCCAGCGCCAAAGACAATCTTGCCCGCCTGACGGCGGATCAGGCGATACCGTTGCGCAATGCCGCGTTTCTGACCGTGCTGGCCGAGACGTTGTGGATCGCTCAGGCGGCGCTGATTGCATGGTCGCTGGCTGCGCTGGCCGCCGGGGATGAGGCTGCGGGCACGACCTTGATGCTGGGTTGTGCCGGATTTGCGGTGATCGGCGCCCTGCGCGCTGCGTTGAATGCGGTGGCTGCGCAGATGCTGGCCCGGGCTGGTGACGCCGTGACCGCCCGGCAGCGCGCCGCGATGCTAGCACAGGCAGATCAGCGTGGCATCTGGGCGAACGCCCCGCCTGCGGCGGCAATCGCGGCGCTGGCGACCGACAAGCTGGCGCTGATGCTGCCCTATTTGCGGCGCTGGACGGCGGCACGTTTGCGCGTGGCGGTCATTCCTGTGCTGATCATCGCCGTGGCACTGCCGGTGTCCTGGGTGGTGGCGCTGATCTTTCTGATCACCGGGCCGATGATCCCGCTGTTCATGGCTTTGGTGGGCATGGCCGCTGGTCGGCTGAGCCAAGAGCGGATGGATGAGATCACCGATATGAACGCATTGCTGGTCGAGCGCCTGTCCGCGCTGACCGATATCCGCCTGCTGGATGCCTCGCAGGCGATGCTGGACAACTTTGCCGCGTCGGCGGATCGGCTGCGCAGCCGCACCATGCGGGTGCTGGCGCTGGCCTTTCTGTCCAGCACGGTGCTGGAGCTGTTCTCGGCCATCGGCGTGGCGATGACGGCGATCTTTGTCGGTTTCTCGTTGCTGGGCGTCCTGAACTTCGGCGGTTGGGACCAAGGCATCGGGATGGGGCAGGGGATCTTTCTGCTGATGCTTGCACCGGCATTCTATCAGCCGATGCGTGATCTGGCGGCTGCATGGCACGATCGTGCGGATGCCCTGGCGCTGGCCCGTGATCTGCAGGCTGAAACAGAGCGTGAGGAAGATGCGATTCTGGGTGACGGAGGCACAGCCGCGCCGTTGGGATTTGCGAACCTGCAGACGAAGGGCTTGCGCGCGGGCAGTCGCAAGCTGACCGATCTGTCGCTGCGACAGGGCGAGGCCGTGGCGGTGACCGGGCCGTCGGGGACGGGCAAGACCCGGTTGCTCATGTTGTTGGCGGGGCTGTCTGATCCAGCGCCTGGAGAGGTTCTGATCGATGGACAACAGTTGTCGCCGCACAATGCGGATCGCTGGCGTGCCGGGCTGGCGATGATCCCGCAGCGGGTGCATTTCACCGATGATACGCTGCTGGCGAATCTCTGCGGCGATGATCCTGCGGCGGATGAGGCACTGCAAGCGGCGCTGAGGCTGGCCGCGGCGGACCAGATCGTCGCCCGGCTGCCCGACGGATTGCAGACCCGTCTGGGCGAACAAGGCGCGGGTGTTTCGGGGGGCGAGGCGCGGCGCTTGATGATCGCGCGCGCGGCGCTGCGCCAACCCAAGCTGCTGTTGGCCGACGAGCCGACCGCCGATCTTGACGATGCGACGGCCAAGCTGGTGATCGCGGCGCTGCAAGACCTGCATCGCGCCGGAAGCACGCTGGTCGTGGCCAGCCACGATCCGCGCCTGATCGCCGCCATGTCGCGCGAGGTTGCCCTGTGAGCGCGTTGATCCCCTTTTTCACGACGATGTGGCGCGATCAGCGTTGGGCCTTGCTGCGTGGCTTGCTGCTGTCGCTTGTGGTGCTGCTGGCCGGGGTCGGCCTGCT is drawn from Paracoccus tegillarcae and contains these coding sequences:
- a CDS encoding ABC transporter ATP-binding protein/permease, which produces MTIQDASAKDNLARLTADQAIPLRNAAFLTVLAETLWIAQAALIAWSLAALAAGDEAAGTTLMLGCAGFAVIGALRAALNAVAAQMLARAGDAVTARQRAAMLAQADQRGIWANAPPAAAIAALATDKLALMLPYLRRWTAARLRVAVIPVLIIAVALPVSWVVALIFLITGPMIPLFMALVGMAAGRLSQERMDEITDMNALLVERLSALTDIRLLDASQAMLDNFAASADRLRSRTMRVLALAFLSSTVLELFSAIGVAMTAIFVGFSLLGVLNFGGWDQGIGMGQGIFLLMLAPAFYQPMRDLAAAWHDRADALALARDLQAETEREEDAILGDGGTAAPLGFANLQTKGLRAGSRKLTDLSLRQGEAVAVTGPSGTGKTRLLMLLAGLSDPAPGEVLIDGQQLSPHNADRWRAGLAMIPQRVHFTDDTLLANLCGDDPAADEALQAALRLAAADQIVARLPDGLQTRLGEQGAGVSGGEARRLMIARAALRQPKLLLADEPTADLDDATAKLVIAALQDLHRAGSTLVVASHDPRLIAAMSREVAL